Genomic segment of Pseudothermotoga sp.:
GTCCTTTGAACGGATCCATGGTCGAGTTCGGTAGAACGATCTGTCTACCGATCAAACCAAAATGCGAGGTCTGTCCTTTGAATTCGGATTGCGAGTACTTTTTTCAAAAAAGACGTTGAAATTTCAAACAACGAGACATTATAATTCATTCAAACACCATGTAGGGGGTGTGAGGATGAAAAAAATTCTACTGCTTTGGTTTGCCTTCTTGCTCTCCACCATCGTTCTAGCCCAGAGGCAAACTATGGTCATTTACGCTTACGGTTCAGAGATGATCACACTCGATCCAAGCACCGAGTTCTCCAACTCCATAATAGTACTGAACAACGTTTATGAGACTCTCACACGTTACGTGGATGGAAAGTTAGAACCGCTGCTCGCAGTCGAGTGGTCTTCCAACGAAGATGGTACCGTTTGGACTTTCAAGCTGAGGAAAGGTGTCAAATTCCACGATGGTACGGAGTTGACATCTTCGGCGGTGAAGTTCTCCGTAGAAAGGACCATCAGGCTTGCAGGGGGACCGGCTTACATCTGGGACAGCGTCGAGAAGATCGAAACACCAGATCCCTACACGGTCGTGTTCAAGTTGAAATATCCTGCGAACATACCTCTCATCGCCTCCGCAGGTTATGGCGCTTTCATATTCAGCCCGAAAGTTGCTGAAATTGGTGACGATGAGGCCATAGCGAAGTGGTTCAATGCGGGTAACGATGCAGGTACGGGACCTTATACGATCAGCAAATTCGACCCAAAGACCCAAGTTGTGCTCAGAAAATTCGATGGTTATTGGAAAGGTTGGACCGACAAAAAGTTCGACATCGCCGTAGTTCAAATCGTACCCGACCCTTCTTTGAGGATGCAAATGATCACGGCAGGCAGGATCCATCTGACGAGGAACTTGATCTACGACGATCTGAAAAAACTGGAAGTTAATCCGAACGTTTATATCAAACAAAAGCCAAGCTTTCAAGTTCTGTACCTGTTCTTCAACACCAAGAAAGCCCCTTTGAGTAACCCGGACTTCAGAGCGGCCGTTGCTTACGCGATACCTTACAATGAAATCCTCAACCACGTGCTGTTGGGTTATGGCCTGCAACCTTCAGGTATCATCCCGAAAGGCATGTTCGGTTATGCGAGCCACCTTTCACCGCTTTCACAGGATTTGAACAAGTCCAAGGAATTTCTTACAAAATCCGGTGTGGACCCAAAGGGTGTCAAATTGGTATTGACGTACTTGCAATCTGACGAAGGCGAGAAGAAAGCTTCGGAGCTGATCTGGTCGAGCCTGAGAAAACTTGGTATCGATGTCGAACTCAGACCGATGAACTGGGAACAACAATGGGCGTGGGCGAGGAGCGATCCAACCAAAGCTCAGGACATGTTCATCATGTACTGGTGGCCAACGGTCATGACACCTTACGATTTTCTCTTCAGTATGTTCCACACCGAGGAAGAGGTGCTCTTCAACTTGTCTTACTATTACAACAAAGAAGTGGATAAGCTGATGGACGAAGCTGTGAGGTTAGAAGGCGTCAATCCAAAACGTGCTGAAGAGCTCTACAGAGCAGTAGAAACGATACTGCGTAGAGACCTACCCGCAGTTCCACTCTATCAAATCAACGATATCTACGTGGTTCACAAGTCTATCAAGGGATTTGAACCCAACCCAGCTTATCCAAACGTGGTTTTCTTCTATGAACTTGAGAGTGCGTCATGAGGTCGATTTGGTGTGAACTTTGTTAGGTACATCATTTCAAGATCGTTCTCTTCGATATTCGTTGTGCTCGGAGTAGTTTTTGTAGTCTTCATCGTTTCGAACGTCGTGCCATCCGATCCTGCAGCGCTGTGGGTGGGACCAAAAGCTACCCACAGCGCAATTCAAGCAGCTAGGGAAAGATTGAAGTTGGATGAACCCATTTTGGTGAGATTCAGCTATTTTTTGAGAAATCTACTTCGCCTCGATCTCGGTGTGTCGATAAGAACTCATAACCCCGTGGCTTACGATATAAAGAAGGCGTTGACTGCCACGCTTGAACTGCTGCTGATCGCGGAATTTTTCGCTATCATCGTTGGAATACCTTTGGGGGTCTTGGCCGCAGTCCACAGGAACAGTTGGCTCGACAACGTTAGTAGACTGTTCGCAGTCGCAGGTGTGTCGCTCCCAAGCTTTTGGTACGGGATGATCCTGCAACTGCTTTTCTTCAAATGGCTTGGCATTTTACCTCTGTCAGACAGAGTCGATACCTTCGTTTCTCTAATTCATCCTTTCGAGGAGAAAACGGGCTTTTATCTGATCGACACTCTCCTTGCTCGAAACTACGTCGCATTTTTCGATGTATTGAAACATTTGGTCCTACCAGCTGTGACACTCGCAGCGTACCCCATAGGCTTGATCACCAGACAAGTCAGGTCGATGATGGTCGAGGTGCTTCAAGAAAATTACATCAGAACGGCTTTTGCATATGCGATCCCTGAAAGGAAGATATACTTCGGTTATGCACTTAAAAACGCGATCGCACCTGCCATGGTCACCGTGGCTTTGTCCTTCGCATACACGCTCGTTGGCGCGTTTCTCGTCGAATTGATCTTCAACTGGCCAGGTCTCGGTAGATACGCCGCAAACGCGATACTCAGCATGGATTATCCAGCCATCGTCGGTGTGACGATCGTTGCCTCCGTATGTTACGTTCTCATAAACTTCATCGTTGACCTGATCCAAGCAAAGATTGACCCAAGGATAAGATTCTGAAGAGGTGAACATTTTTGAACATTCAACTCGTTAAACTCGCTTTGAAAAACACTGTGGCCAAATTCAGTTTCACAGTCATCGTGGTTTTCATAATACTTGCTTTGCTCGCGCCGTTGATAACACCTTTCAAAGAGCAAGCACTCGGTGAACCGAACATGGCGACGCGATTGCTTCCACCGAGTTTGAAACACCCATTCGGAACGGACCATATGGGTCGAGACATACTCAGCCGTATAATTTACGGTGCGAGGACCTCACTCGTCACAGCATTGACTGTCGTGTTCCTCTCAGCCATGATGGGTGTTCCGATAGGTATCGCTGCTGGCTATTTTGGAGGCATAACAGACAACATCCTGATGCGATTCACCGATGTATTTCTTTCCTTTCCACCTTTACTGCTCGCACTCTTGATCGCATCAACTCTCGGTAAAGGTTTACTCAACGCCATTGTGGCATTAGTCATAACGTGGTGGCCGTGGTACGCACGACTCGTGCGCTCTCAAACGCTATCGATCAAATCTCTCGCTTATGTAGAGGCTGCGAAGGCTGCCGGCGTCCCACACATCACGATCATGTTCAGACACATTCTTCCAAGTTGTATAGCTCCGCTCGCCGTTCAGTGTACGATGGACATGGGGAGTGCGATCCTTGAGGCCGCCGCCCTTTCTTTCCTTGGCCTCGGGGTCCAACCACCCGCACCAGATTGGGGTCTCATGATCAGTGAAGGTAAAGCTTATTTTCTGAATTATTGGTGGGTTCCCACATTTCCAGGGCTCTTCATACTACTTTTGGTCATGTCCTTCAATTTGCTCGGTGATGTTCTGAGAGAGCTCATAGACCCAAGATTGAGGAGGAGAATGCTGATTTGAGTGAGCTTCTGAGGTTTGAGAACTTTTCTTTGACTTTTAAGACTCTTTACGGAGAAGTTAGAGCTTTAAGGAACGTATCTTTCTCGATCAACACCGATGAGATAGTGGCGCTCGTCGGGGAGACAGGCTGTGGCAAGACCGTGACCGGCTTATCGATAGTTGGATTGCTCCCAGAGAACGCTAGAACATCTGGAAGGATTTTTTTCAAAGGGACAGAAGTGACACCGAACACGGCGAAAAGAATGCGTGGCAAAGAGGTGGCGATCATCTTTCAAGATCCCACTTCCTCGCTGAATCCACTCTACAGGATAGAGCAGCAGCTGATGGACGTTCTAAAAAACAAATGGAATGTATCACAGAGAGAATTAAGATCCAAAGTTTTGGAGCTTTTGAAACAAGTACAGTTGTTCGATACGGATAGGGTGCGTCGAGCATACCCCCACGAGCTTTCTGGTGGTATGAGACAACGCGTTATGATCGCCATGGCACTCGCATGTGAACCGAGCCTGCTAATAGCGGATGAACCGACGACGGCCCTCGACGTGACTGTACAACGCCAGATATTGTACTTGATCTGGGAACTGAAGCAGAAGAAGGGATTCTCAGTACTCTTCATCACCCACGATCTTGGCATAGTATCCCAACTGGCCGACAGAGTGATCGTGATGTACGCTGGAAGCATCGTGGAAATGGCTCCAAAGAAGGAGCTGTTTTTGAACACGATGCATCCTTACACGTTGGGCTTATTGAGCTGTGTGCTCGATCCACGCAGGAGAAAACTCCCAAAACCGATACCAGGCTCTCTCCCATCCCTAGAGCAACTGACAGCGGGATGCGCTTTTTACGAAAGATGCAGTGAGGCCCTTTCGATGTGTCAAAATCACACACCAGAATTGATCGAGGTGAGGCCTGGCCATTACGTATCGTGCCATAGATGGAGGGAAAGATGTGGTTGAAGTCAGAAATCTCAAAAAGCACTTCGTACTGCGTGGCAGAGGATTGTGGGGTAAAAAGATACTCGTGAAAGCTGTCGATGACGTCAGCTTCAGTGTTTCTGAAGGTCAAAGTGTGGCGATCGTGGGAGAATCTGGCAGTGGTAAGAGCACCCTCATTCGTTGCATAAACGGCTTGATCAGGCCCACGAGTGGTGAGGTTTATCTCGACGGTCAACGCGTGGCACGGCTCAAAGGAAAAGAATACAGAGAAAAGGTGGCACGCAAGGTTCAGATGGTTTTTCAAGATCCCACAACTTCCTTGAACCCGAGGCTCAAAGTCTTTGACATCGTTGTCGAACCCGTACTCGCCCAAGGAAAAATGTCCAAATCGCAACTCAAAGATCTTGTGTACGACCTGCTCGAAAAAGTTGGGCTCGATCCAGAATTGTCGAGTAGATACCCAGGAGAGCTCAGCGGTGGGCAATGCCAAAGGGTAGCCATCGCTAGGGCCCTCTCCGTCAATCCAAAGATTCTACTGTTGGACGAGCCAACTTCCTCTCTGGATGTATCGGTCCAGGCACAAGTTCTACAACTTTTGAACGAATTGCGTTACAAGTTCAATCTCACATACATCTTCGTCAGCCACGACCTTGGTGTTGTGAGGAACGTTTCAGAAACGATCTTAGTTATGTATTTAGGAAAGATAGTCGAAGTGGGTCCAGTCGAACGAGTGATCGATGAACCTATACATCCATACACCAAATTACTCATCGATTCTATGTTCGTGCCGGATCCGAATCTTGAAATGAGGAAACCTTCAACGTTTGGAGAACCCAGTACGGCCGTGAACGAAGGTTGCAAGTTCAGAAGTAGATGTCCTTTCTCGATCAAAGAGTGCGGATTTTATGATATGAATCTCATCAAGGTTTCGGAGAATAGGTTCGTTTCGTGCATCAAATGGAAGGAGGTAAGCTGATGGTCGAATTGAGTGTGAGTGACATCGAACAAATACTCTTCGGGTGTGCCGTACTCGGTACAGGTGGCGGAGGAGACCTTCAGAAGGGGCTCGAAACTGTCAGAAAATCCGTCAAAGGAAAGATCAAGCTGTTGTCTGTAGACGAATTCGATGACGATCGTTTGGCGGCGTGTCCTTATTTCGTAGGTTCAGTCTCACCATCCTCGGATGTGAAGAAATCGACGAAGAAAGTAGAATCGCCCGTGGTCGAGTCTTTCAAACTCCTCGAGCGTTATATGGGTAAAAAGTTCGACGCCGTTTTCCCGACTGAGCTTGGAGGAGGAAACACCGCAGTTGCCTTCGAGGTTGCCGCACAGCTGAACGTGGCAGTTTTGGACGGTGACCCAGTGGGTAGAGCAGTACCTGAGGTACAGCACACCAGCTTCTATTTGCTCGGAGTTCCCATGACGCCTTTCACCGTATGCAATCATTACGGTGATAAGCTGGTGGTTGAAGAGGTGTGCTCAGACGAACAAGCGGAAGAAATAACAAGGTCCATCGCAATCTTGAGCGGTGGAAAGGTGGGGGTCACGTCACATCCGCTCAAAGGGTCCATACTGAAACGAAGTCTTGTGAGAGGTACCGTGAGCCTGGCTTGGCAGGTTGGAAAGGCGAAGAGTGAGGCACAAAGAAGAGGAGAAAACGTCGTAGAAGCGATCGTGAAAGTTCTGGGAGCAAAAGTTCTTTTCGAAGGTTTAGCGATCGGCGATGCTCAATGGGAAGATAAAGGGGGTTTTACGTACGGTGAGATGCTTTTCGATGGGATAGGATCTTTCGAGGGTAGAAAATTCAAAATTTGGTTCAAGAACGAAAACCTCATAGCGTGGCTGGACGGGAGAGTTTGCATAACTTGTCCAGATTTGATCATCGTTCTCAGAGCCGACGATGGTTCTCCAGTGCTCAACCCACATTTGAAGAAGAATGAGCGGGTCGTCGTGATCGGCATGGCAGCGAACCAGTTGTGGAGGAGCAGTAAGGCGATCGAAATATTCGGACCGAGACACTTTGGTTTCGACTTCGATTACGTGCCTTTTGAAAGGAGCACGGTGAAATGAGGTTCGATCTGTCGAAGGCTGCGAGAAAATTGATCTGTGAGGTTTTCAAGATTAAGCCCGATGAAGAAGTCGTCATCACGTACGATACACTCTCCGATCTTTCCGTCGTTCAAGCAGTTGCGAGTGAAGTTTTTCGCACGGGAGCTAAGCCTCTGCTTCTCTGTGTTCCTGCGCCCAAGGGTGTTGGCAAAGCTGCCGATCCAGATCTTCCACTCAAAACACTCAGTGCAGCCCTTCAGAATGCGAACGTGTGGATAGAGTTCAATCAACGTTGGCTACTCTATTCTTCAGCTTTCGAAATGGCGATCAAGAACAAAAACCTTCGGTACATGTGCCTTGTGGGAATGGATCACGATATGTTCGTACGAACCTTGGACATCGATCTAGACAAGTTGGCCATTTTCATGGAACGGCTCGCACGCATACTGAAGGAAGCTGAAGAAGTGCGGATCGTGAACCCTTCTGGCACCGATGTGAAGTTCAAAAACCATCCGAAGCGTCCCATAATATGCGACCATGGTGATGCGAGTGTGCCTGGCATCCATATGCTTCCAGGCCAGATGAGTTGGACTCCCATTGAAGAGACGATTCACGGAAGGATCGTCTTCGACGGTTCAATCGTTCCGCCACTCGGTGTACTCAAGCAACCTGTCACGCTGATCGTCGAATCTGGTAGGATCGTCCAAATCCTTGGTGGTAATGAAGCGAAGCAGTTTGAATCTTGGTTGAAGTCTTTCCACCACGAAGGTATGTTCAGACTCGCACACATCTCACTCGGACTCAATCCGGGTGCGAGGTTGAGCGGAAACGTTTTGGAAGATGAGCGAGTCTGGGGTTGTAGCGAATGGGGCATAGGTTACATCAGCGAAGACCTCACACCGGACAGAGTCTACACAGATCAAGCTCCATCGCACTGTGATGGTGTGTGCTTGAATTCGACCATCATCGTCGATGGAAGAGTTGTGATGTCCGACGGAGCCATCGTGGACGAAAGGCTCAGTGAAATTATGAACGGTTGAAGTTCATTCCGGCTCGCTCTCGATTTGTTGGGCAAACTGCGTTGCCATCTGTTGGAGCTTCTCCAAATCGTTTTCCGTTGGAGCTCCGTTGAACTCGTGGACATCGACCACCTTCCAGCCCAGCGGTTCAACGAGTTCTTTGATCCGCTTGATGGCACCTCCACTCCAACCGTAACTTCCAAAGATCAAAGCCAGCTTGTTCTTCACGTGCTTTATCTGTGCCAATCTCAACAGATCTTCCATCGGTGGGAACAACGCAGCTTCGTAAGTTGGAGCACCTATGACGACACCACGTTTTTCCCACAACGAAGCGAGGATGTAACTGTGGTGTGTCTGAGTGACGTTGAATACAGAGATGGGTAATCTGGACTTGCTCAATCCCCTCAGTACGGAGTTCATCGCTCGCTCGGTGTTACCATACATCGAACCGTAGACGAGCGTGACACCTTTCTTGGAAGGCTTTTCAGCGTATTCCGCCCATTCTCTGTACATCCTGATGGGCGTGTGAGGTTCTGCCCTCCACACGAGCCCGTGCGATGGAGCGACGACATCGATCGGTAAGTTCGCCAATCTCTCTATCGCCCTCAGAACTGGCCTGCTGAAAGAGGCGACGATGTTGACGTAATATCTGAGCATTTCCTTCAAGTAAAATTCCTTATCCTCACACTCATCATCGAATATGGCTCCCTTAAACGCCCCGTAGCTTCCAAAACCATCACAGGAGAAAAGCACTCTCTCACTCACCTCGTAAGTCATCATCGTTTCGGGCCAGTGAACCAACGGTGTGTAGAAAAATTTCAAGGTCTTTTTGCCCAGGGAAAGTTGCTCTCCATCTTTGACGATCTTCACGTTCTGATCGATCTGATAGAAAGCTTTCAACATTTTAGCACCCCTATCGGAGATGAGTATCGTCGCGTTCGGTGCAACCTTCTTCAAAACGCTCAAAACACCCGTGTGGTCTGGCTCCATGTGGTTGACCACGACGTAATCGATTTTCGAAAGGGGAACGACACTCTCTATCTGTTCGAAGAACTCATCCACCTTGATCGATTTTGCCAGATCGATGAGTGCGTTTTTCTCATCTTTGAGCAGATAGGCGTTGTACGAAACACCTTCTTCACCTATGGGCCAGAGCCCTTCGAACAGCTGAGTGAACCTATCGTTCACTCCCACCCAATAGATACCTGGCTTCACCTCGATCGCTTTCATGCGAAATCCCTCCTCGGCAATATTGTACAAAACGATCGCGAGACACTGTAAAATTCAAGATGGAGGGGGGATCTCTGGTGAAAAAATATTTAGCGATGTTTCTGGTCTTGATCGTCGTGGCGTTGTTCGCAGCGAAGTTAACGATCCTTCACATCAACGACACACACGGTCGAGCCTGGCCCTGGAGTGAGACGAACAATCCAAACATAGGAGGTTTCGCTGCAATCGCGACGATCGTGGAGGAGGTTAGAAAGGAAGTCGAAGCCGTTTCTGGTCGTGTGCTGTTTCTGCACGCTGGAGATTTGAACACGGGTGTACCCGAATCGGACATGTTGGATGCCGCACCAGACATCGTCGCGTTCAACATGATGAGACTCGATGCGATGGTGCTTGGTAACCACGAGTTCGATAAACCGAAGGAAGTTTTGGCCAAACAGATGAAGCTCGCAAAGTTTCCGTTTTTGAGTGCGAACTTTTACGATCCAGAAGGCGTTGTCAAACCTGCTCCTTACATCATCAAAGATTTTGGAGATCTGAAGGTGGCGATCATAGGCCTCACCACCGAAGAAACGGCGATACTGGAACCGTTACATCTGAAGGGTGCACGGTTTGAAAACTGTGTGGAAACCACCAAAAAGATCGTTGAGGAATTGAAAGGGAAAGTCGATCTGATCGTCGTATTGGCGCATTTGGGTTGGGGACCAGAGGGTGAAGGAAAGACCACGAGCAAACAGCTGGCGCAGAGTGTTGAAGGTATCCATGTGATCGTCGATGGACACAGCCATACGAAGTTCGAAACGGCTCAGCTGGTCAACGGAGTCATCGTGGTTCAGGCGTGGGAATGGGGTAAATACGTAGGGAGACTAGATCTAGAGATAGAGAAAGGTAAGATCCTGTCGTACAACTGGAAACCGATCCCAGTGAATCTGAAGATCCACAAAGGCAAGGATGCGGAAGGTAAAGACATCTACGAATACGTGGACAAAGAATACAAAGAACACTTCTACGTCAAAACCGTACTCGATTACTTCAAACAGCTCGGCGATGAAAAACTCAACACGGTGATAGGGAAAACCCACATCCTGCTCGATGGCGAAAGGGCGAACGTTCGTTCGAAGAGCACGAACCTTGCGAACATGATCTGCGATGCGATGATCTGGAAAGTCAACGCGGACGTTTCACTAATGAACGGTGGTGGCATCAGAGCCTCGATAAAGCCTGGAGAAATCACGGTGAGAGACGTGCTGACGGTCCTACCATTCGGCAACACCCTCTACGTGCTCAAAATGAACGGTGAACAGCTGTTGAAAGTTTTGCGGTATGCTGCAACCATAAAAGAGGGGCAAGGTGGATTCCTACAGACCGGCGGTTTGACTTGGAAGAGCGTCGCAGGAGAGGTAGTGGAAGCCAAGGTGAAGGGTGAACCGATCGATCCAAGCAAAACGTACACGGTTGTGACGAACAATTACTTGGCTGGTGGCGGCGATGGCTATACGATGCTTTCGGGCCTACCTGGCTACGATACCGGTTTCAGATTGGACAGCGTTCTTGTCGAGTTCATCCAAACGGTTCTAAAAGGCGAGATAAAAGACTACGACTCTTCACTCAGATACATCAGACAATGACGGTAAAAGAAGGGGACCTTCGCTGGTCCCCTTTCTTCATCTTTCACCGACGATCGTACCTGGAATCCTCAGCTTTCTTTCGAGCAACGAGAAGAGATGGGCACTCAGCCAAACCACGGAGAGGTATATAAAGGCAGTTAGAAGGTACACTCTGAAAAATTCAAAGTTGCGACTGGCTATGAATTTGGCTTGAGCCATCATTTCCGGAGCACCTATGATGTAAGCCATCGAAGTGTACTTCAAAAGGTAAATGAACTCGTTCGTCCAAGCGGGAATCACGCGCCTCAACGCTTGAGGTAGAATGATCAGTCTAACGGCTTGCCACTTCGTC
This window contains:
- a CDS encoding ABC transporter substrate-binding protein codes for the protein MKKILLLWFAFLLSTIVLAQRQTMVIYAYGSEMITLDPSTEFSNSIIVLNNVYETLTRYVDGKLEPLLAVEWSSNEDGTVWTFKLRKGVKFHDGTELTSSAVKFSVERTIRLAGGPAYIWDSVEKIETPDPYTVVFKLKYPANIPLIASAGYGAFIFSPKVAEIGDDEAIAKWFNAGNDAGTGPYTISKFDPKTQVVLRKFDGYWKGWTDKKFDIAVVQIVPDPSLRMQMITAGRIHLTRNLIYDDLKKLEVNPNVYIKQKPSFQVLYLFFNTKKAPLSNPDFRAAVAYAIPYNEILNHVLLGYGLQPSGIIPKGMFGYASHLSPLSQDLNKSKEFLTKSGVDPKGVKLVLTYLQSDEGEKKASELIWSSLRKLGIDVELRPMNWEQQWAWARSDPTKAQDMFIMYWWPTVMTPYDFLFSMFHTEEEVLFNLSYYYNKEVDKLMDEAVRLEGVNPKRAEELYRAVETILRRDLPAVPLYQINDIYVVHKSIKGFEPNPAYPNVVFFYELESAS
- a CDS encoding ABC transporter permease; translation: MNFVRYIISRSFSSIFVVLGVVFVVFIVSNVVPSDPAALWVGPKATHSAIQAARERLKLDEPILVRFSYFLRNLLRLDLGVSIRTHNPVAYDIKKALTATLELLLIAEFFAIIVGIPLGVLAAVHRNSWLDNVSRLFAVAGVSLPSFWYGMILQLLFFKWLGILPLSDRVDTFVSLIHPFEEKTGFYLIDTLLARNYVAFFDVLKHLVLPAVTLAAYPIGLITRQVRSMMVEVLQENYIRTAFAYAIPERKIYFGYALKNAIAPAMVTVALSFAYTLVGAFLVELIFNWPGLGRYAANAILSMDYPAIVGVTIVASVCYVLINFIVDLIQAKIDPRIRF
- a CDS encoding ABC transporter permease, giving the protein MNIQLVKLALKNTVAKFSFTVIVVFIILALLAPLITPFKEQALGEPNMATRLLPPSLKHPFGTDHMGRDILSRIIYGARTSLVTALTVVFLSAMMGVPIGIAAGYFGGITDNILMRFTDVFLSFPPLLLALLIASTLGKGLLNAIVALVITWWPWYARLVRSQTLSIKSLAYVEAAKAAGVPHITIMFRHILPSCIAPLAVQCTMDMGSAILEAAALSFLGLGVQPPAPDWGLMISEGKAYFLNYWWVPTFPGLFILLLVMSFNLLGDVLRELIDPRLRRRMLI
- a CDS encoding ABC transporter ATP-binding protein, whose translation is MSELLRFENFSLTFKTLYGEVRALRNVSFSINTDEIVALVGETGCGKTVTGLSIVGLLPENARTSGRIFFKGTEVTPNTAKRMRGKEVAIIFQDPTSSLNPLYRIEQQLMDVLKNKWNVSQRELRSKVLELLKQVQLFDTDRVRRAYPHELSGGMRQRVMIAMALACEPSLLIADEPTTALDVTVQRQILYLIWELKQKKGFSVLFITHDLGIVSQLADRVIVMYAGSIVEMAPKKELFLNTMHPYTLGLLSCVLDPRRRKLPKPIPGSLPSLEQLTAGCAFYERCSEALSMCQNHTPELIEVRPGHYVSCHRWRERCG
- a CDS encoding ATP-binding cassette domain-containing protein translates to MVEVRNLKKHFVLRGRGLWGKKILVKAVDDVSFSVSEGQSVAIVGESGSGKSTLIRCINGLIRPTSGEVYLDGQRVARLKGKEYREKVARKVQMVFQDPTTSLNPRLKVFDIVVEPVLAQGKMSKSQLKDLVYDLLEKVGLDPELSSRYPGELSGGQCQRVAIARALSVNPKILLLDEPTSSLDVSVQAQVLQLLNELRYKFNLTYIFVSHDLGVVRNVSETILVMYLGKIVEVGPVERVIDEPIHPYTKLLIDSMFVPDPNLEMRKPSTFGEPSTAVNEGCKFRSRCPFSIKECGFYDMNLIKVSENRFVSCIKWKEVS
- a CDS encoding DUF917 domain-containing protein, producing MVELSVSDIEQILFGCAVLGTGGGGDLQKGLETVRKSVKGKIKLLSVDEFDDDRLAACPYFVGSVSPSSDVKKSTKKVESPVVESFKLLERYMGKKFDAVFPTELGGGNTAVAFEVAAQLNVAVLDGDPVGRAVPEVQHTSFYLLGVPMTPFTVCNHYGDKLVVEEVCSDEQAEEITRSIAILSGGKVGVTSHPLKGSILKRSLVRGTVSLAWQVGKAKSEAQRRGENVVEAIVKVLGAKVLFEGLAIGDAQWEDKGGFTYGEMLFDGIGSFEGRKFKIWFKNENLIAWLDGRVCITCPDLIIVLRADDGSPVLNPHLKKNERVVVIGMAANQLWRSSKAIEIFGPRHFGFDFDYVPFERSTVK
- a CDS encoding aminopeptidase, which codes for MRFDLSKAARKLICEVFKIKPDEEVVITYDTLSDLSVVQAVASEVFRTGAKPLLLCVPAPKGVGKAADPDLPLKTLSAALQNANVWIEFNQRWLLYSSAFEMAIKNKNLRYMCLVGMDHDMFVRTLDIDLDKLAIFMERLARILKEAEEVRIVNPSGTDVKFKNHPKRPIICDHGDASVPGIHMLPGQMSWTPIEETIHGRIVFDGSIVPPLGVLKQPVTLIVESGRIVQILGGNEAKQFESWLKSFHHEGMFRLAHISLGLNPGARLSGNVLEDERVWGCSEWGIGYISEDLTPDRVYTDQAPSHCDGVCLNSTIIVDGRVVMSDGAIVDERLSEIMNG
- a CDS encoding FprA family A-type flavoprotein encodes the protein MKAIEVKPGIYWVGVNDRFTQLFEGLWPIGEEGVSYNAYLLKDEKNALIDLAKSIKVDEFFEQIESVVPLSKIDYVVVNHMEPDHTGVLSVLKKVAPNATILISDRGAKMLKAFYQIDQNVKIVKDGEQLSLGKKTLKFFYTPLVHWPETMMTYEVSERVLFSCDGFGSYGAFKGAIFDDECEDKEFYLKEMLRYYVNIVASFSRPVLRAIERLANLPIDVVAPSHGLVWRAEPHTPIRMYREWAEYAEKPSKKGVTLVYGSMYGNTERAMNSVLRGLSKSRLPISVFNVTQTHHSYILASLWEKRGVVIGAPTYEAALFPPMEDLLRLAQIKHVKNKLALIFGSYGWSGGAIKRIKELVEPLGWKVVDVHEFNGAPTENDLEKLQQMATQFAQQIESEPE
- a CDS encoding bifunctional UDP-sugar hydrolase/5'-nucleotidase produces the protein MKKYLAMFLVLIVVALFAAKLTILHINDTHGRAWPWSETNNPNIGGFAAIATIVEEVRKEVEAVSGRVLFLHAGDLNTGVPESDMLDAAPDIVAFNMMRLDAMVLGNHEFDKPKEVLAKQMKLAKFPFLSANFYDPEGVVKPAPYIIKDFGDLKVAIIGLTTEETAILEPLHLKGARFENCVETTKKIVEELKGKVDLIVVLAHLGWGPEGEGKTTSKQLAQSVEGIHVIVDGHSHTKFETAQLVNGVIVVQAWEWGKYVGRLDLEIEKGKILSYNWKPIPVNLKIHKGKDAEGKDIYEYVDKEYKEHFYVKTVLDYFKQLGDEKLNTVIGKTHILLDGERANVRSKSTNLANMICDAMIWKVNADVSLMNGGGIRASIKPGEITVRDVLTVLPFGNTLYVLKMNGEQLLKVLRYAATIKEGQGGFLQTGGLTWKSVAGEVVEAKVKGEPIDPSKTYTVVTNNYLAGGGDGYTMLSGLPGYDTGFRLDSVLVEFIQTVLKGEIKDYDSSLRYIRQ